One window of Quercus robur chromosome 12, dhQueRobu3.1, whole genome shotgun sequence genomic DNA carries:
- the LOC126710218 gene encoding lachrymatory-factor synthase produces MRLKDVSEAVTKGAMAALFKRGLRWEPKSNSKWEGKVCTKLTNATADQVFVLYKDFFNFHKWFPSLATCYGIHGTNGEPGCIRYCAGFSIPSNDGDNKPVSWSKERLIAVDDDEHRLSYEIVDSNIGFKSYVSTVKIVPQGDEGCMIEWSFTVDKVEGWVLDDLVKKYEVGLQRMVKRMEDALASFEPEG; encoded by the exons aTGCGGCTAAAAGATGTCTCAGAGGCTGTCACCAAGGGAGCTATGGCCGCActttttaaacgcggcctaagg tgggaGCCCAAGTCAAATTCTAAATGGGAAGGCAAGGTTTGTACAAAACTGACAAATGCCACCGCAGACCAAGTGTTCGTTCTGTACAAGGACTTCTTCAACTTCCACAAATGGTTTCCTAGCCTAGCCACTTGCTATGGTATTCATGGCACCAACGGTGAGCCCGGTTGCATCAGATACTGTGCTGGATTCTCAATCCCATCCAACGATGGTGACAATAAGCCCGTTAGCTGGTCCAAGGAAAGATTAATAGCCGTCGATGATGATGAACACAGATTAAGCTACGAGATTGTGGACAGCAATATTGGGTTCAAGTCATACGTTTCTACGGTCAAGATTGTTCCCCAAGGTGATGAAGGGTGTATGATTGAGTGGTCGTTCACCGTTGATAAGGTGGAAGGGTGGGTACTAGATGATTTGGTGAAGAAGTATGAGGTGGGATTGCAGCGCATGGTTAAGAGAATGGAAGATGCACTAGCAAGTTTTGAGCCAGAAGGGTAG